The proteins below are encoded in one region of Acidobacteriota bacterium:
- a CDS encoding DUF2252 domain-containing protein, translating into MGVSRPAPSLTHHLSRAERLALGKSLREKCPRNAHAKWKAPDGRPDPVDLVLAAESGRLPELLALRHGRMVRSAFTFYRGAALHMATDLADTPNSGIRVQCGGDAHLCNFGGFATPERQVIFSINDLDETLPAPWEWDVKRLAASFVVGCRDNGLSEAAAREAALRCARSYRKRMAEFSTMKVLDLWYLTLDPNTLISTITDDGLRRRALKRVEKERAKSIAENVFPKLVESAGSATFIRDQLPTIFHAEGHKPGEVAAAVAETFAMYRQTLAPAYQVLLDRYEVKDAALKVVGVGSVGTACWILLLQAGEGDPLFLQVKEARASVLEAFAGPSVFPNHGQRVVNGQRLMQPASDIFLGWMAGTEGRHFYVRQLRDCKISVAVETFGKAEMNLYAQWCGWALAICHARAGDPAVITGYLGRGDAFDRAIADFSAAYADQNEKDHAALEKAIRKGKVEAVFEEET; encoded by the coding sequence ATGGGAGTCTCCCGACCAGCGCCCTCGCTGACCCACCACCTGTCCCGGGCGGAGCGCCTGGCCCTGGGAAAGAGCCTGCGGGAGAAATGCCCGCGCAATGCGCACGCGAAGTGGAAGGCGCCGGACGGCCGGCCCGACCCGGTGGACCTGGTGCTGGCCGCGGAATCGGGGCGGCTTCCGGAACTGCTTGCCCTGCGCCACGGGCGCATGGTCCGCTCGGCCTTCACCTTTTACCGGGGGGCGGCGCTGCACATGGCCACGGACCTGGCCGACACGCCGAACTCGGGAATCCGCGTGCAGTGCGGCGGGGACGCGCACCTGTGCAACTTCGGCGGGTTCGCCACCCCGGAGCGACAGGTCATCTTCTCCATCAACGACCTCGACGAGACCCTCCCGGCGCCCTGGGAGTGGGACGTCAAGCGGCTCGCGGCCAGTTTCGTGGTGGGCTGCCGCGACAACGGGCTTTCCGAGGCCGCGGCCCGGGAGGCGGCCCTCCGGTGCGCCCGGTCCTACCGCAAACGCATGGCGGAGTTCAGCACGATGAAGGTGCTGGACCTGTGGTACCTGACCCTGGATCCCAACACCCTGATTTCCACCATCACGGACGACGGGCTTCGCCGCCGGGCCCTCAAGCGCGTGGAGAAAGAGCGGGCGAAGAGCATCGCCGAAAACGTCTTCCCCAAACTGGTGGAGTCGGCGGGTTCGGCGACCTTCATCCGGGACCAGCTCCCGACGATCTTTCACGCGGAGGGTCACAAGCCGGGGGAGGTCGCCGCGGCGGTCGCGGAGACGTTCGCCATGTACCGGCAGACCCTGGCGCCGGCCTATCAGGTGCTGCTGGACCGTTACGAAGTAAAAGACGCCGCCCTCAAGGTGGTGGGCGTGGGGAGCGTGGGCACCGCCTGCTGGATTCTCCTGCTGCAGGCCGGCGAGGGGGACCCCCTCTTCCTCCAGGTCAAGGAGGCGCGGGCCTCGGTGCTGGAGGCCTTCGCGGGCCCCAGCGTCTTCCCCAACCACGGGCAGCGGGTGGTGAACGGCCAGCGTCTCATGCAGCCGGCCAGCGACATCTTCCTTGGCTGGATGGCCGGCACCGAAGGGCGGCACTTCTACGTCCGGCAGCTGCGGGACTGCAAGATCAGCGTCGCGGTGGAGACCTTCGGGAAGGCGGAGATGAACCTCTACGCCCAGTGGTGCGGCTGGGCGCTGGCAATCTGCCATGCCCGCGCCGGCGACCCCGCGGTGATCACGGGCTACCTGGGGCGCGGCGACGCGTTCGACCGGGCGATCGCCGACTTCTCCGCAGCCTACGCCGACCAGAACGAAAAGGACCATGCCGCCCTGGAGAAGGCGATCCGCAAGGGGAAGGTCGAGGCGGTCTTCGAGGAGGAAACGTGA